In the genome of uncultured Sphaerochaeta sp., the window GACTTACCAAGATTGTACGTGAGGAACTTGGACAGGCAACCATGGAAGACTTCATCAAGGAAGAGGATGTCGTGGTCCTGATCAGCAACAAGGGCTTTGCGAAGCGCATTCCGATCGATGAGTATGAGGCCCATGGCCGTGCCGGAAAGGGAACCAGGACCACCAAGCTCCAGGATGGGGATTTTGTCGACCATATGTTTGTCGCCTCCACCAAAGAGTACGTGATGTTCGTCACCAATGCCGGAAAAGCCTACTATACGAAGGTGTTTGAGATTCCTGAGGCAAGCAAGACAGCCAAGGGCACGAGCATCAAGAATATCCTGCAGCTGGAGACCACCGAGAAGATTACCTCGATCATCAGCTTCAAGGAGTTCCGTGATGATCAGTTCCTGATGATGGCCACCAGGATGGGTGTGGTGAAGAGGGTTTCGATGACCAACTTCATCAACGCCAAGGCCAGGGGTATCAGGGCACTCTTCCTCGATGAGGGTGATGAGTTGCTCAGCTGTGAGTTCGTCCAGGAAGGCGATGAGGTGATGCTCATCACCAAGTATGGAAGAGGGCTCCGCTTCCAATGCAGTGATGTCAGGGCAATGGGTCGTGCATCAAGAGGTGTGAGAGGCATTCGACTGATCAATGAGGATCAGGTTGCCGGTCTGCTGAAGGTTGACGATTCAAAGCGAATTCTCATGATTACCGAGAATGGTCAGGGCAAGCAGGTGACGTTTGACTCCTTCTCAGTCCATGGACGTGCAACACAGGGCCAGAAGATCTACCGTCTTGGCGGCAAGGCCAGCTTCATCGTCGGAGTGCTGAGTGTGAACGAGGAGAACGACGTTGTTTGTGTTACGCTGCTGGGCCAGACGCTGAGGGTTCATGTGGATGCAATTTCGGTCCAAGGCAGAAATGCTGCGGGCGTCAGGGTGGTAAGCATGAAGTTTGCCAAGGACTCCATTGTTGCGATTGCCTCCACGGTACGTGATGATGAGGAAGAGGTGGAAATTCCTGAGCAAGCCAATACTGAAGAGCCTGAGATTGTCGAAGAGGATGAGGATGAGACCGAGGACATCGTTGTTGAAGACGATGAAGAGGTCGTAACTGAGGATCCAGACAACGAATAAAACATTTGTTAAGTAGTCTATGGGGTTGTTCTGCAGGTCGGAACAACCCCCTTTTTTGCCCCCGAAACTCAACTAATTCCCCACGCAAATCTGTAACTATAAAAAGAAACATATGCTAAAAACCTGCAAATGGCGCATCCAAATGCAGTTTTTTGGCATTTTGAAGAATTCAGAAATTTTTAGTGGAAAAACCAAGATATAAGGGAAAGTGCACACGTACCCAAGGTATCCTGAGATCATTTTGGGACATGGATAGGTCTTGTTTCACGTGAAACATCCTGGAGGGGAATTGTGTTGGGGAGAGGGGTGTGAGAATGTTGGTAGGGGAGGGGAGTAGTGACAGACAGCAGTGTTTCACGTGAAACACTGTGTTGGATGCACTGTTGTCTGATGTGGGTGAAAGGGCGAAAAAAAACGCTTCACGGAAAAGTTTCACGTGAAACGTTTGGGATTCGAAGAACCTGAATCAATTAGAAATCAGGGGTATTTACTACAGTAAGCTTCGGATCGACGAAATTGCGGAGGTAGCGTTCTACGCCGCCCTTGAGTGTCATCTGGGACATCGGACAACCAGCACATGCACCTTTGAGACGCACCGTGACATCATTGCCGACCAAGCTGACAAACTCAATATCTCCTCCGTCATTTTGCAAAGAGGGTCTGATATCCTCAATTGCCTTTCTGACTTTATCTTCCATATACTTATCCTCCATAGGGTATCTTGAAGATACAATAGAGGGAAAGAAGGGTCAAGGACTTGGCCTTCTGTGGTGACAATACCTCGATATTTCCGTATAGTGACGAATATGAGTGCGCAAACAATACTGTTTTTGAACCAAAAAGGCGGAGTTGGCAAGACTACCTCAGTCGTAAACCTTGGGTCAGCACTGGCCCAAAAAGGAAAGAAGGTCCTCCTTGTCGACCTTGATTCCCAGGGAAACCTTACCAGTGCAACTTCCATCGATGGGAGAAAGCCGGGTTTGTATGAGGTTATTGCCGGTCAGTGCAACGTTGCAGATGCAATACAGCAAACGCCGGTAAGAAACCTGTATGCCATCGCCAGCAACATCAACATGGCTGGTCTGAACATTGAGCTGGTCGGTGAGGACCAGCGTGAGTTCTTTCTCAAACGGGCTATGGATGGGTTGGAAGAGGACTGGGACTATATCCTTGGGGATTGTCCGCCCTCACTTGGGCTGGTTACGGTGAATGCCATGGTCTGGGCAAAGCAGGTCATTATCCCTATGCAGTGCGAATACTTTGCAATGGAAGGGCTGAATTTGCTGATGCGTACCGTCGGTAATATGAAGAAGTCATTGAATCCAGATCTGGAAGTGCTGGGCATTCTCTTTACCATGTACAGCAAACGCACCAAGTTGGCGAATGAGGTGGTGGAAGACATCAGTTCCTTCTTCAACACCTTGGTTTTCAAGACTATGATCCCTCGGAATGTACGAATTGCTGAAGCACCCTCCCATGGGCTGCCCATCAATATTTATGACAATGCAAGCAGCGGATCAAAAGCATATAAGGCACTGGCAGAGGAGGTAATCGAGCGTGTCTCAAGAAACAACTAAGAAACATGGATTAGGCAAGGGGATTGGTTCCCTGATGCAGGATTACTCCTTCGATTCGGTTTTGGATACCGCTTTGGGACTCTCTGCCTCCAAGCAGGAGCAGGATCCGACACAACGGATCTTGCAAGTTCCTATCGAGAATATTCGTGCTAACCCCAATCAACCCCGAAAAGATTTCAATCAGGAGTCGCTGGAAGAGCTGGCCCAGTCCATCAAGCGGGAAGGGGTTCTTCAGCCCATTCTGGTAGAAGAGATTGCCCCTGGTCAGTACAGTATTGTTGCTGGAGAACGACGGTACCGGGCCTCCAAGCTGGCCGGACTTCCCTCGATACCTGTCCTGGTGAAAGATTTCACCCAGATGCAACGTCTTGAGGTTTCCCTGATCGAAAACATCCAAAGGGAGAACCTCAATCCCATTGAGGAAGCCAAAGCCTATGCTTACCTCATACAGGAAGCGGGTATTACCCAGGAAGAGTTGGCGCAAAGGGTGGGGAAGAACCGATCAACCATCAGCAACAGTATCAGGCTCTTGCAGCTCAGCTCCGCTATGCAGCAGGACATGTTGCATGGGAAATTCAGTGCAGGGCAGGCTCGTGCAATTCTCTCCGTTGTCAACCCTGCTGACCGGGAGATACTCTACCGAGCTGTATTGGAGAAAGACCTTTCGGTACGAGCAACGGAACAATTGGCTGCACAATTCAATATGGGCAAGCGGGTAGCATACCAAAAGAAGAAGCGTGCAAAGAAAGGCTTGGCAAAGTCCGCCGATATTCTGGCCGTGGAAGACAAATTCCTCCATGTCGTGGGATCCCAGGTGGAAGTGAAAGGCTCGCTGGCGAAGGGTAAGCTGGAAATACCGTACCGAAGCAGCGAAGAATTGGAACGATTGTACCAACTGCTGGCACCAAGTCAGGAGTTGTTCGAAGTATAAGACATAATAGGAGTTATCATGGACGCACAGAATCTGACAGACGGCTTGTATGCCGTACTGCATACTACAAAAGGGGACATCACACTGCTTCTCGAGCATGAGAAGACGCCGATGACCGTGGCGAACTTTGTTGGTTTGGCTGAGGGAACCCTGAACATCAACGGAAAGCATGCCCGTTACTATGACAACCTCACCTTCCATCGGGTCATCGAGAATTTCATGATCCAGGGAGGCTGTCCCAAGGGAACAGGAACTGGGGGGCCTGGGTACACTTTCCCCGATGAGTTTGATGAGAGTCTGAAGCATACCGGTCCTGGGATGCTCTCCATGGCGAATGCCGGCCCCGGTACCAACGGGAGCCAGTTCTTCATCACCCATGTGGCAACTCCTTGGCTTGATGGAAAGCATTCGGTCTTCGGTCATGTTGTGGAAGGGCAGGATGTGGTAAATTCCATTGCGCAGGGAGACAAGATCAAGAACGTGGAGATCCTTCGCAAGGGCGAGAGCGCCAATGCGTTTGAGGTTACCAGGGAAATCTTTACAAAGTATGTAGTTGAAGTGGAAGAGAGAAACAAGAAGAAGCAGGGATTGGAACAGGCGAAGCTTGATGCAGAACTGAAAAACCGTTTTCCTGATGCAACCATCACTCCCAGCGGTCTTCGGTATGTAGTGAAAAAAGCAGGGGATGGAAAGAAAAATCCCGCCTATGGGCAGAAGGTTACGGTGCACTATACCGGATCGTTGCTTGATGGCAGGGTGTTCGACAGTTCTGTCCGCAGGGGGAGTCCCGCCCAGTTTGCCATCGGTGAAGTGATCGAGGGTTGGAACGAGGCTCTGATGACCATGAGTGCCGGCGAACAGCGTACTCTGATCATCCCTCCTGAGCTTGGCTATGGGACCATGGGGTATCCGGGGGTAATTCCGCCGAATGCGTACTTGATCTTCGATGTGGAGCTGATAAAGTTCTAAAACATTACCAGAAAAGGAGAAGCCTGTGAAATCGAAGGATGTTCATTATGTGTGCAGCCAGTGTGGACGGAGCGAAACCAAGTGGTTGGGGCGCTGTCCGGACTGCGGTAGCTGGAATACCTTCGAAGAAGAGGCGGTCAAGAGTGTTCCCGATGGAAAGCATGCTGTCATCAGCACGCTTTCCAAGCCGGTTTCGCTGGAGAGTATCGTGATAGACCCACTCTTCCGCTATGAGACGGGCATCGGCGAGCTTGATAGGGTTCTCGGAGGAGGGGTCATGCGTGGCTCCTCCATACTCCTCGGAGGAGAACCCGGAATCGGCAAATCCACACTCATGCTCCAGGTGCTGGAAAAGTGCTCGCTTGGCAGGAAAGTGCTCTATGTCTCAGGCGAAGAGTCTCCCAGCCAGGTGAAGCTCAGGGCCCAGCGCCTGGGCCTCAAACTCTCCTCCATTGATATCTTTTGTGATACCCGTGCCGAGATTCTTGAATCGCTTCTTATGTCCTCAAAGCCGGATGTGGTGGTGATCGACTCGCTGCAGACACTCAGCAGTGAAGAGCTTCCTTCTCCTGCAGGCTCGGTGAACCAGATCCGCTTTTGCTCCACCCTGTTGGTGGGCATCTGCAAGCAACTTGGGATCTCACTGTTTCTCATCGGTCATGTGACCAAGGAGGGGGTGCTGGCAGGCCCGAAAGTCATTGAGCATCTGGTCGATACCGTCCTCTATTTTGAGCAGGTTTCCAGTGGAGTCCGCTTGGTGCGTGCTGCAAAGAACCGCTTCGGTTCGGTTGATGAGATAGGCATCTTCAGCATGCATGAGAAAGGGCTCACTGCGGTGGCAAACCCCTCCTCATTCTTCATCACGGACCGCACTGGCACAGCCCTTCCCCCAGGCATTTCCTACACTGCGGTGATCGAAGGATCGCGTACCTTTCTGGTTGAGATCCAGGCCCTGACCACTGTGGCAAAGAACGGATACTCCCGCATCTACTCCGAGCGTATCGATACCGCCAGGGTAACCCGTGTGGCTGCAATTTTGGAACGTCATGCCGGGGTACGCTTGGGAGATCAGGACATCTATGTCAATGTGGCGGGAGGCATGAAACTCAGTGAGGTTTCCATCGAACTTCCCCTTGCGCTCGCACTCTGGTCGGCACTCAGCGGCAAGAGTCTTCCCAAAGGTCTGGTAAGCTTTGGGGAACTGAGTTTGGCAGGGGAAGTCCGCAGTGTCGGGTTTCCCGAAAAGAGGGAGAAGGCAGCCAAGGAGTTGGGATTCTCCCGTTCTCTTCTGCCCCGGGCCCTTTCCCACTCCCCCGTGAGCCAATATCCTTGCACTACGGTCAGGGAAGCGCTCGAGACATGTACCAAGCTGGGTTGAGTATAATTTGTGAGGAAAACTAATTAAGTAGTATTTCTTTACTAATAAAAAAATTGAAAATATCATTTGATTCTGGAAGTGGCACAAAAAAACAGCTGCATCTTTCGATGCAGCCGGCTGTTGTGAGTTAGTTAGGAAGGATTATCAACCAAGCATACTCAACAGAATGGGGAAAATCACCACATTGCCGATGGATGCACCGAGACTGGTGAAGAGGAAGACCAACAGGGTGTGGAGCACACGGTTGCGATACCAGCCCCTGAAGGTTGTTGCATCATCCCCAAGATTCTCGAAATCGCGTACCTTGGGTTTGCGAAGGGTGGCCTGCAGGACCCCGCTGACCATACCTACCCCGATGCCGGGATGGAGGCTTGTAAGGGGTGCTGACAAAATGCTGAGCAAGGTATTGAGCGGATGGGCAAGTGAGAGAATCGCCCCAAGTGCAGTGAAGGTCATGTTGGTTGCAAGCCAGTACCCGAACATCTTGATGCCTTCGGCTTGTCCGAGATTCAGGAACCCAT includes:
- a CDS encoding ParB/RepB/Spo0J family partition protein is translated as MSQETTKKHGLGKGIGSLMQDYSFDSVLDTALGLSASKQEQDPTQRILQVPIENIRANPNQPRKDFNQESLEELAQSIKREGVLQPILVEEIAPGQYSIVAGERRYRASKLAGLPSIPVLVKDFTQMQRLEVSLIENIQRENLNPIEEAKAYAYLIQEAGITQEELAQRVGKNRSTISNSIRLLQLSSAMQQDMLHGKFSAGQARAILSVVNPADREILYRAVLEKDLSVRATEQLAAQFNMGKRVAYQKKKRAKKGLAKSADILAVEDKFLHVVGSQVEVKGSLAKGKLEIPYRSSEELERLYQLLAPSQELFEV
- a CDS encoding peptidylprolyl isomerase; translated protein: MDAQNLTDGLYAVLHTTKGDITLLLEHEKTPMTVANFVGLAEGTLNINGKHARYYDNLTFHRVIENFMIQGGCPKGTGTGGPGYTFPDEFDESLKHTGPGMLSMANAGPGTNGSQFFITHVATPWLDGKHSVFGHVVEGQDVVNSIAQGDKIKNVEILRKGESANAFEVTREIFTKYVVEVEERNKKKQGLEQAKLDAELKNRFPDATITPSGLRYVVKKAGDGKKNPAYGQKVTVHYTGSLLDGRVFDSSVRRGSPAQFAIGEVIEGWNEALMTMSAGEQRTLIIPPELGYGTMGYPGVIPPNAYLIFDVELIKF
- a CDS encoding AAA family ATPase, producing MSAQTILFLNQKGGVGKTTSVVNLGSALAQKGKKVLLVDLDSQGNLTSATSIDGRKPGLYEVIAGQCNVADAIQQTPVRNLYAIASNINMAGLNIELVGEDQREFFLKRAMDGLEEDWDYILGDCPPSLGLVTVNAMVWAKQVIIPMQCEYFAMEGLNLLMRTVGNMKKSLNPDLEVLGILFTMYSKRTKLANEVVEDISSFFNTLVFKTMIPRNVRIAEAPSHGLPINIYDNASSGSKAYKALAEEVIERVSRNN
- the radA gene encoding DNA repair protein RadA codes for the protein MKSKDVHYVCSQCGRSETKWLGRCPDCGSWNTFEEEAVKSVPDGKHAVISTLSKPVSLESIVIDPLFRYETGIGELDRVLGGGVMRGSSILLGGEPGIGKSTLMLQVLEKCSLGRKVLYVSGEESPSQVKLRAQRLGLKLSSIDIFCDTRAEILESLLMSSKPDVVVIDSLQTLSSEELPSPAGSVNQIRFCSTLLVGICKQLGISLFLIGHVTKEGVLAGPKVIEHLVDTVLYFEQVSSGVRLVRAAKNRFGSVDEIGIFSMHEKGLTAVANPSSFFITDRTGTALPPGISYTAVIEGSRTFLVEIQALTTVAKNGYSRIYSERIDTARVTRVAAILERHAGVRLGDQDIYVNVAGGMKLSEVSIELPLALALWSALSGKSLPKGLVSFGELSLAGEVRSVGFPEKREKAAKELGFSRSLLPRALSHSPVSQYPCTTVREALETCTKLG
- a CDS encoding NifU family protein; translated protein: MEDKVRKAIEDIRPSLQNDGGDIEFVSLVGNDVTVRLKGACAGCPMSQMTLKGGVERYLRNFVDPKLTVVNTPDF